In Duganella zoogloeoides, a single genomic region encodes these proteins:
- the alaC gene encoding alanine transaminase → MTDTQTPRKFSRIDRLPPYVFNVTAELKLAARRRGEDIIDMSMGNPDGATPSHIVDKLVDTVRRPDTHGYSASKGIPRLRRAITKWYQTRYAVEFDPDSEAIVTIGSKEGLAHLMLATLDAGDTVLVPNPSYPIHIWGAVIAGANIRSVRMTPGVDFFEELERAVRESYPKPKMMILGFPSNPTAQCVELEFFERVVALARQHDILVVHDLAYADITFDGWQAPSIMQVPGARDVAVEFFTMSKSYNMAGWRIGFMVGNKELVAALARIKSYHDYGSFTPVQVAAIAALEGKQDCVEEIRAMYQSRRDVLHKGLCEAGWPVDKPKASMYIWARIPEAYRHLGSLEFSKLLLAEAKVCVSPGIGFGEYGDDYVRFALIENEARIRQGLRGIKAMLRKTAT, encoded by the coding sequence ATGACTGACACCCAAACTCCGCGCAAATTTTCGCGCATCGATCGCCTGCCTCCCTATGTTTTCAATGTCACCGCCGAGCTCAAGCTGGCGGCGCGCCGCCGTGGCGAAGACATCATCGACATGTCGATGGGCAATCCGGATGGCGCCACGCCGTCGCACATCGTCGATAAGCTGGTCGATACCGTGCGCCGGCCAGACACCCATGGCTACTCGGCTTCAAAGGGCATCCCGCGCCTGCGCCGGGCGATCACCAAGTGGTACCAGACCCGCTACGCCGTCGAGTTCGATCCCGATTCGGAAGCCATCGTCACCATCGGTTCCAAGGAGGGGCTGGCGCACCTGATGCTGGCCACGCTCGACGCCGGTGATACCGTGCTGGTGCCCAATCCCAGCTACCCGATCCACATCTGGGGTGCAGTGATTGCCGGCGCGAATATCCGCTCGGTGCGCATGACTCCTGGCGTCGATTTCTTCGAGGAGCTCGAGCGCGCGGTGCGCGAGAGCTACCCCAAGCCGAAGATGATGATACTCGGCTTCCCGTCCAACCCCACCGCGCAATGCGTGGAACTGGAGTTCTTCGAGCGGGTGGTGGCGCTGGCGCGCCAGCACGATATTTTGGTGGTGCACGACCTGGCCTACGCCGACATCACTTTCGATGGCTGGCAGGCGCCGTCGATCATGCAGGTGCCGGGCGCGCGCGACGTGGCGGTGGAATTTTTCACCATGAGCAAAAGCTACAATATGGCCGGCTGGCGCATCGGCTTCATGGTCGGTAACAAGGAGCTGGTGGCGGCGCTGGCGCGCATCAAGAGCTACCACGACTACGGCAGCTTCACGCCGGTGCAGGTGGCTGCGATTGCCGCGCTCGAAGGCAAGCAGGACTGCGTGGAAGAGATCCGCGCCATGTACCAGAGCCGGCGCGACGTACTGCACAAGGGCTTGTGCGAAGCGGGCTGGCCGGTGGATAAGCCGAAAGCGTCGATGTACATCTGGGCCCGCATACCGGAGGCGTACCGCCACCTCGGTTCGCTGGAGTTTTCCAAGCTGCTGCTGGCCGAGGCCAAGGTGTGCGTCTCGCCCGGCATCGGCTTCGGCGAGTACGGCGACGATTACGTGCGCTTTGCGCTGATCGAAAACGAGGCGCGCATCCGCCAGGGACTGCGTGGTATCAAAGCCATGTTGCGCAAAACCGCCACGTAA
- a CDS encoding EamA family transporter, with the protein MTTQKSTTAGSPVLASLALLASQISLNAGAAVAKHLFPLVGVEGVTAYRIGFAALLMMAIFRPWRVPLTWRQAGNVAVYGSVIGLMNLLIYRAFSHIPMGIAVAIEVSGPLAVAVWTSRRPRDLAAVGLAVLGLYFLLPLHGKVDQLDPVGVAYAAGAAVCWALYIVFGKRVSVMHGGQSVAWGMTAGALFIVPLGAWTSGAVLLTPSFMAVGLAIAVMSSALPYTLEMLSMRSLSSRTFSMFSSAAPALSALAGMVLLGEHLTPTQWLAIASIVAASALTTLR; encoded by the coding sequence ATGACGACACAAAAATCAACCACCGCCGGTAGCCCGGTCCTGGCCAGCCTGGCGCTGCTGGCCAGCCAGATCTCGCTCAACGCCGGTGCGGCCGTGGCCAAGCACCTGTTTCCGCTGGTTGGCGTCGAAGGCGTGACCGCGTACCGGATCGGCTTTGCGGCCTTGCTGATGATGGCGATCTTCCGTCCGTGGCGGGTGCCGCTCACGTGGCGCCAGGCCGGCAATGTCGCCGTATATGGCAGCGTGATCGGCCTGATGAACCTGCTGATCTACCGCGCGTTCAGCCATATTCCGATGGGCATCGCAGTGGCCATCGAGGTGTCCGGCCCGCTGGCGGTGGCGGTGTGGACCTCGCGCCGCCCGCGCGACCTGGCAGCGGTGGGGCTGGCGGTGCTGGGGCTGTATTTCCTGTTGCCCCTACACGGCAAGGTCGATCAGCTCGACCCGGTCGGCGTTGCCTATGCGGCGGGGGCGGCCGTGTGCTGGGCGCTGTACATCGTGTTCGGCAAGCGGGTGTCGGTGATGCACGGCGGCCAGTCGGTGGCGTGGGGTATGACGGCCGGCGCGCTGTTCATCGTGCCGCTGGGCGCCTGGACCTCGGGCGCAGTGCTGCTCACGCCGTCGTTCATGGCGGTCGGCCTGGCGATCGCGGTGATGTCGAGCGCCTTGCCGTACACGCTGGAGATGCTGTCGATGCGCAGCCTGTCGTCGCGCACTTTCAGCATGTTCAGCAGCGCGGCGCCGGCGCTCAGCGCGCTGGCCGGCATGGTGCTGCTGGGCGAGCACCTGACGCCCACCCAGTGGCTGGCGATCGCCAGCATTGTTGCGGCCTCTGCACTGACCACCTTGCGCTAG
- a CDS encoding LysR family transcriptional regulator: MVRFDDVTVFVRTADRGSLSAAARELEISPALASAAVKRLENELGIRLFARTTRSLRLTDEGERYLRHARDALRALQDGHDALAEGKETLGGVLKMSMPSDLGRNMLVGWLDQFQHLYPKVSYQLSVGDRLSDLYRQPVDIAIRYGRQDDSSLIALPLAPDNRRVLVASPEYVRRHGPLADLRDLSRHNCLRFMLDDVIHDRWNFYLAHGAAEQGTPVAVQVHGDRSADDADLVRRWAVAGLGVAYKSRLDVSGDLRAGRLVVLMPDVAGEPTPLHMVCMHRSQVSATVLTLRDFLREQCGKA, translated from the coding sequence GTGGTGCGATTCGATGATGTGACGGTGTTTGTCCGCACGGCAGACCGGGGCAGCCTGTCGGCAGCGGCGCGCGAGCTGGAGATTTCGCCGGCGCTGGCCAGCGCGGCAGTCAAGCGCCTGGAAAACGAACTGGGCATACGCCTGTTTGCCCGCACCACGCGCTCGCTGCGCCTGACTGACGAAGGTGAACGCTACCTGCGCCACGCGCGTGACGCCTTGCGCGCACTGCAAGACGGGCACGACGCGCTGGCCGAAGGCAAGGAAACCCTGGGCGGCGTGCTGAAGATGTCGATGCCGTCCGACCTGGGCCGCAATATGCTGGTGGGCTGGCTCGACCAGTTCCAGCACCTGTATCCGAAGGTGAGCTACCAGCTCAGCGTGGGTGACCGCTTGTCGGACCTGTACCGCCAGCCGGTGGACATTGCGATCCGCTACGGGCGGCAAGACGACTCAAGCCTGATCGCCTTGCCGCTGGCGCCCGACAACCGCCGCGTCCTAGTGGCCTCGCCCGAGTATGTGCGCCGCCACGGCCCGCTGGCCGATCTGCGCGACTTGTCGCGCCACAACTGCCTGCGCTTCATGCTCGACGATGTCATCCACGATCGCTGGAATTTTTATCTGGCCCATGGCGCGGCAGAGCAGGGGACGCCGGTGGCGGTGCAGGTCCACGGCGATCGCAGTGCGGACGATGCCGACCTGGTGCGGCGCTGGGCCGTGGCAGGACTGGGCGTGGCCTACAAATCGCGGCTCGACGTGAGCGGCGACTTGCGCGCGGGACGGCTGGTGGTGCTGATGCCGGACGTTGCCGGCGAGCCGACCCCGCTGCACATGGTGTGCATGCACCGGTCGCAGGTATCGGCGACCGTGCTGACCTTGCGCGATTTTTTGCGCGAGCAGTGCGGCAAGGCTTAG
- a CDS encoding zinc-binding alcohol dehydrogenase family protein, protein MKAIAYRQSLPITHDEALIDIDLPAPQAQGRDLLVAVKAISVNPVDVKIRANAPPAEGAAKVIGWDAAGVVQAVGPDVTMFKPGDEVWYAGDLTRPGTNSELHLVDERIVGHKPRTLDFAQAAALPLTAITAWELLFERLQVSRDKGVTGKSLLVIGAAGGVGSILVQLARQLTGLTVIGTASREDTADWVKELGAHHVIDHSKPLNEEIARLGLPPVTYVAALNQTDHHWPAIAELVAPQGKVALIDDPAAIDVRVLKRKSVSLHWEFMFTRSMFETDDMAQQHQLLDDVAQLVDTGVIKTTLGERYGAINAANLKRAHALIESNRAKGKIVLEGFE, encoded by the coding sequence ATGAAAGCCATCGCCTACCGACAGTCCCTGCCCATCACCCACGACGAAGCGCTGATCGATATCGACCTGCCCGCCCCGCAAGCGCAGGGGCGCGACCTGCTGGTGGCGGTCAAGGCCATTTCGGTCAACCCGGTGGATGTCAAGATCCGCGCCAACGCGCCGCCTGCCGAGGGCGCGGCCAAGGTGATCGGCTGGGATGCGGCCGGCGTGGTGCAGGCGGTCGGTCCCGACGTCACCATGTTCAAGCCCGGCGACGAAGTCTGGTACGCCGGCGACCTCACCCGCCCCGGCACCAACAGCGAGCTGCACCTGGTGGACGAGCGCATCGTCGGCCACAAGCCGCGCACGCTCGACTTCGCGCAGGCGGCCGCGCTGCCGCTGACTGCCATCACCGCGTGGGAACTGCTGTTCGAGCGCCTGCAGGTCAGTCGCGACAAGGGCGTCACCGGCAAATCGCTGCTGGTGATCGGCGCGGCCGGCGGCGTCGGCTCGATCCTGGTGCAGCTGGCGCGCCAGTTGACGGGCCTGACCGTGATTGGCACCGCTTCGCGCGAGGACACGGCAGACTGGGTAAAGGAACTGGGCGCCCACCACGTGATCGACCACAGCAAACCGTTGAACGAGGAAATCGCCCGCCTGGGCCTGCCCCCGGTGACCTACGTGGCCGCGCTGAACCAGACCGACCACCATTGGCCGGCCATTGCCGAACTGGTGGCGCCGCAGGGCAAGGTGGCACTGATCGACGACCCGGCCGCCATCGACGTGCGCGTGCTCAAGCGCAAGAGCGTGTCGCTGCACTGGGAATTCATGTTCACCCGGTCGATGTTCGAGACCGACGACATGGCGCAGCAGCATCAATTGCTGGACGACGTGGCGCAACTGGTGGACACGGGCGTGATCAAGACCACGCTGGGCGAACGCTACGGCGCCATCAATGCGGCCAACCTCAAGCGCGCCCACGCGCTGATCGAGAGCAACCGCGCCAAGGGCAAGATCGTGCTGGAAGGGTTTGAATAA
- a CDS encoding DUF748 domain-containing protein, with the protein MGKRWKRWGMGMAGAAGLYAAVGGWVLPHVLKTQLPAFAASHLDRKASVGELRFNPFTLRLEATDLVLAEADGAPLFAVQSLAVELQWRSLLRRAWTLAEVRLGAPSVQLVIDKNGSLNLARLIDTLNRDRTDEPSTPPPRLVIEHFVLAQGKLALHDRHAGYDETFAPITFELRNLSTLPNQHGDYTLSADAGRGGKLHWQGRASLDPLVPLTGSGALVLRNVALPGLAPYLQTLAGVTLTQGRLSATLPYHYAYTDGKFDARLPGASVTLDGVALGLAARPALRASADRVKLGLALHVRSAASGMQLDVDRAALAVAQLALANGAATPVTVARLGVEDGALDLAARRASVGRLYAEGGQFDLSRDAAGQWRLLEGWAMAGRDGGTPVNGGKVGNNVVGANGGSAGSVASIASGGNGSSGDRRAGAGNNGSEGRGVNGREVELARQTSAGKPWTAVVKSVQVRQFGALVDDAASGVKVHLQDFYLNLAGVGTDRARALAFDGGVGLREGGQLTAKGSFVPAGAVVDTELALNGLALAPLQPLLDQYVRLKLVDGSVSAAGRLRTNTVTSTGDKAVPALRYDGWFEVAQLALNEHDGDHFAHWKSVRADQVAFTLGPDRLEVAELRVVEPNAILIIDSDRSLNAQRLLVQRPAAAVAPAAVPAPGEMPAAARTEAGVEAFPVRVRRVRVENAKLDFTDLSLRPQFAARVVELNGVVSGLSTRPGARAQIELDGRVDDYGLARIRGHLNPFALTDNTDVQVMFKNLDLVSASPYSMKFAGYKIAQGKVSLDLDYQVRHGALQGSNRMVLDQLTLGERIASPDALKLPLEMALALLKDGDGRIDLGVPVTGDLNDPQFSYGAVVWKAVGNIMTRAVTAPFRALGRLFGIDGERLQAVEFDAGSDRLLPPEREKLQQVAQLLAKKPELALTVPASYSEAADGLALRTQALRRAVLARAGVHVETDEQPGPLDLGGRKLRTALRDLYAERLGTAALAQQKLLAEKASGVAVAVDGTVVSAATAAGAGAVAGSGAAGRTAGSDIGAAGTAAKLPLLQRLGKLVQGEPQVADPSAFYAALQAQLVERQELPADALPQLAARRAAAIVAQLKLAGAGTVAVKAGAPHSLKVATGRPVALALELSAK; encoded by the coding sequence ATGGGCAAAAGGTGGAAGCGGTGGGGCATGGGCATGGCTGGCGCGGCGGGACTGTACGCGGCGGTGGGCGGCTGGGTGCTGCCGCACGTGCTCAAAACGCAGTTGCCGGCCTTTGCCGCAAGCCACCTCGATCGCAAGGCCAGCGTGGGCGAGTTACGCTTCAACCCGTTTACCTTGCGGCTCGAGGCGACCGACCTGGTACTGGCCGAGGCCGATGGCGCGCCGCTGTTTGCAGTGCAGTCGCTGGCCGTGGAATTACAATGGCGCTCGCTGCTGCGCCGGGCCTGGACCCTGGCTGAAGTCCGACTTGGTGCGCCATCAGTGCAACTGGTGATCGACAAAAACGGCTCGCTCAATCTGGCGCGCCTGATCGACACCCTCAACCGCGACCGGACCGACGAGCCGTCAACGCCCCCGCCGCGCCTGGTGATCGAGCATTTCGTGCTGGCGCAGGGCAAGTTGGCGCTGCACGACCGTCATGCCGGCTACGACGAAACCTTCGCGCCGATCACGTTCGAACTGCGCAACCTGAGCACCCTGCCGAACCAGCACGGCGACTACACGCTGAGCGCCGATGCCGGCCGTGGCGGAAAACTGCACTGGCAGGGCCGGGCCAGCCTCGATCCCCTGGTGCCGCTGACCGGCAGCGGCGCGCTGGTGCTGCGCAATGTCGCCTTGCCGGGACTGGCGCCTTATCTGCAGACCCTGGCCGGCGTGACGCTGACGCAAGGGCGGCTGTCGGCGACCTTGCCTTACCACTACGCCTACACCGACGGCAAATTCGACGCCCGTCTGCCGGGCGCCAGCGTAACGCTCGACGGCGTGGCGCTGGGCCTGGCCGCGCGTCCGGCGCTGCGGGCCAGTGCCGACCGCGTCAAGCTGGGCCTGGCGCTTCACGTGCGCAGCGCCGCCAGCGGCATGCAGCTCGACGTCGACCGGGCGGCGCTGGCAGTGGCGCAACTGGCGCTGGCCAACGGTGCGGCCACGCCGGTGACCGTGGCGCGGCTCGGCGTCGAAGATGGCGCGCTCGACCTGGCGGCGCGGCGCGCCAGCGTGGGGCGGCTCTACGCCGAAGGCGGCCAGTTCGATTTGTCGCGCGACGCGGCCGGCCAATGGCGCTTGCTCGAAGGCTGGGCGATGGCAGGTCGTGATGGCGGTACCCCTGTCAATGGCGGCAAGGTTGGCAACAATGTCGTTGGCGCCAACGGGGGCAGTGCAGGTAGCGTAGCCAGCATAGCCAGCGGAGGTAATGGAAGCAGCGGAGATAGAAGGGCCGGCGCGGGCAACAACGGCAGCGAAGGTCGTGGCGTCAATGGCCGCGAGGTTGAGCTTGCGCGGCAGACGTCGGCCGGCAAGCCTTGGACTGCCGTGGTCAAGTCGGTGCAGGTGCGGCAGTTCGGCGCGCTGGTGGACGATGCCGCCAGCGGCGTCAAGGTCCACCTGCAAGACTTTTACCTGAATCTTGCGGGTGTCGGCACCGACCGCGCGCGTGCGCTCGCGTTCGACGGCGGCGTCGGCCTGCGCGAGGGCGGCCAGCTGACTGCCAAAGGATCATTCGTGCCGGCCGGCGCCGTGGTCGATACCGAGCTTGCCTTGAACGGGCTGGCGCTGGCGCCATTGCAGCCGCTGCTCGACCAGTACGTCAGGCTCAAGCTGGTCGATGGCAGCGTGTCGGCCGCCGGTCGCTTGCGTACCAACACCGTTACCAGCACCGGCGACAAGGCCGTGCCGGCGCTGCGCTACGACGGGTGGTTCGAGGTGGCGCAGCTGGCGCTCAACGAGCACGATGGCGACCACTTCGCGCACTGGAAATCGGTGCGCGCCGACCAGGTGGCATTCACGCTGGGACCGGACCGGCTGGAAGTGGCCGAGCTGCGCGTGGTCGAACCGAACGCCATCCTGATCATCGACAGCGACCGCAGCCTCAATGCCCAGCGCTTGCTGGTGCAGCGGCCGGCCGCTGCTGTTGCACCAGCGGCCGTGCCCGCGCCAGGGGAGATGCCTGCCGCAGCGCGTACCGAAGCTGGCGTCGAGGCATTTCCGGTGCGCGTACGGCGCGTGCGTGTCGAGAATGCCAAGCTCGATTTCACCGACCTGAGCCTGCGGCCGCAGTTTGCCGCCAGGGTGGTGGAGTTGAATGGCGTTGTCTCCGGCCTGTCCACCCGGCCCGGCGCGCGGGCCCAGATCGAGCTCGATGGCCGGGTTGACGACTACGGCCTGGCGCGCATCCGTGGCCACCTGAATCCGTTTGCGCTGACCGACAACACCGACGTGCAAGTGATGTTCAAGAACCTGGACCTGGTGTCGGCGTCGCCGTACAGCATGAAGTTTGCCGGCTACAAGATCGCCCAGGGCAAGGTATCGCTGGACCTCGATTACCAGGTGCGCCACGGCGCACTGCAAGGCAGCAACCGCATGGTGCTCGACCAGTTGACCCTGGGTGAGCGCATCGCCAGTCCCGACGCGTTGAAACTGCCGCTGGAAATGGCGCTGGCGCTGCTCAAGGACGGCGATGGCCGCATCGATCTCGGGGTGCCGGTGACCGGCGACCTCAACGATCCGCAGTTCAGCTACGGCGCGGTGGTGTGGAAAGCTGTTGGCAACATCATGACGCGCGCGGTGACGGCGCCGTTCCGCGCGCTGGGCCGCCTGTTTGGCATCGATGGCGAGCGCCTGCAGGCGGTGGAGTTCGATGCCGGCAGCGACCGCCTGTTGCCGCCCGAGCGGGAAAAATTGCAGCAGGTGGCGCAGTTGCTGGCGAAAAAGCCGGAACTGGCGCTGACCGTGCCGGCCAGTTACAGCGAGGCGGCCGATGGCCTGGCCTTGCGCACCCAGGCGCTGCGGCGCGCGGTGTTGGCCCGCGCCGGCGTGCACGTCGAGACCGACGAGCAGCCGGGCCCGCTCGACCTGGGCGGCCGCAAACTGCGCACCGCCTTGCGCGACCTGTACGCCGAACGCCTGGGCACAGCGGCGCTAGCGCAGCAGAAGTTGTTGGCGGAAAAGGCAAGCGGCGTTGCAGTGGCGGTTGACGGCACGGTCGTGAGTGCGGCCACGGCCGCAGGTGCTGGCGCTGTTGCTGGTTCTGGTGCGGCTGGCCGGACTGCTGGTAGTGATATCGGCGCCGCTGGCACAGCAGCCAAGCTGCCGCTGCTGCAACGCCTCGGCAAGCTGGTACAGGGCGAGCCGCAGGTGGCCGATCCGTCCGCCTTCTACGCGGCCCTGCAGGCGCAACTGGTCGAGCGCCAGGAATTGCCGGCGGACGCCTTGCCGCAACTGGCCGCGCGGCGCGCTGCTGCCATAGTCGCGCAGCTCAAGCTGGCTGGCGCTGGCACGGTAGCGGTCAAGGCGGGCGCGCCGCACAGCCTCAAGGTGGCGACGGGCCGGCCGGTCGCGCTGGCGCTGGAATTGTCGGCCAAATGA
- a CDS encoding phosphatase PAP2 family protein, whose translation MTPGGQFGLHMTLGVLIMIVAVAVFGNIADEVTDQDAITVLDVHIANWFNTHHVEPYTSFLLFISFVHKVGGMILLVAAFGYYLWRRRQRYWLLALGVTVLPGMILNVVLKQVFQRSRPLFEEPLVTLSTYSFPSGHTAAATLFYGVLACYIMIACKGWSVRLATAAFCVVMIFLVAFSRVYLGAHYLSDVLAAMASSAAWLAVCITAISTLRRRSEARSLAANGTM comes from the coding sequence TTGACTCCCGGCGGCCAGTTCGGCCTGCACATGACCCTGGGCGTGCTGATCATGATCGTCGCGGTCGCCGTCTTCGGCAACATCGCCGACGAGGTCACCGACCAGGACGCTATTACCGTGTTGGACGTGCACATCGCTAATTGGTTCAACACCCACCACGTTGAGCCCTACACCAGCTTCCTGCTGTTTATCTCCTTCGTTCACAAGGTGGGCGGCATGATCCTGCTGGTGGCCGCTTTCGGCTATTACCTGTGGCGCCGCCGGCAGCGCTACTGGCTGCTGGCGCTGGGCGTTACCGTCCTGCCGGGCATGATCCTCAATGTGGTGCTCAAGCAGGTGTTCCAGCGCAGCCGGCCGCTGTTCGAGGAGCCGCTGGTCACGCTGTCCACCTACAGCTTCCCCAGCGGCCACACGGCGGCGGCGACGCTGTTCTACGGCGTGCTGGCGTGTTACATCATGATCGCCTGCAAGGGCTGGAGTGTGCGCTTGGCAACAGCGGCGTTCTGCGTGGTGATGATATTCTTGGTGGCATTCAGTCGCGTGTACCTCGGCGCGCACTATTTGAGCGATGTGCTGGCAGCGATGGCGAGCAGCGCGGCCTGGCTGGCGGTATGTATCACGGCCATTTCCACGCTGCGCCGCCGCAGCGAAGCGCGCTCGCTTGCTGCCAACGGAACTATGTAA
- a CDS encoding diacylglycerol/lipid kinase family protein, which produces MLNSIVVIINASAGLGYCGGWSAALAEKFRRHGVEPEILLAKSGEEMINRARQAVADKVTVVVAGGGDGTINCVASQLVGSDTHLGVLALGTLNHFAKDLNIPLDLDEAVAHAVTGKPLRVDVGEVNGRIFLNNSSLGIYPDLVRDREQQQKKLGRSKWHAFGRALFVVLRRFPFMRVRLTINGEEHLRRTPFVFIGNNEYLQGLTIGERERLDSGKLVMYVAQKPTRLALFRYAIHALFNRLSEARDFDVLTAAELEIDTRHRHLRVATDGEVTEMKPPLKYRSRAGALSVIAPGRTITRGS; this is translated from the coding sequence GTGCTCAATTCGATCGTCGTCATCATCAACGCCAGTGCCGGCCTCGGTTACTGCGGCGGCTGGTCCGCCGCGCTGGCGGAAAAATTCCGCCGCCACGGTGTCGAACCGGAAATATTATTGGCCAAGAGCGGCGAGGAAATGATCAACCGCGCCCGCCAGGCGGTTGCCGACAAGGTCACAGTGGTCGTGGCGGGCGGGGGCGATGGCACCATCAACTGCGTGGCCTCGCAACTGGTGGGCAGCGACACCCACCTGGGCGTGCTGGCGCTCGGTACCCTCAACCACTTTGCCAAGGACCTCAACATCCCGCTCGATCTCGACGAGGCGGTGGCCCACGCTGTCACCGGCAAGCCATTGCGGGTGGACGTGGGCGAGGTAAACGGGCGCATCTTCCTCAACAATTCCAGCCTCGGCATTTACCCGGACCTGGTGCGCGACCGCGAGCAGCAGCAGAAAAAACTCGGGCGCAGCAAGTGGCATGCGTTCGGCCGCGCGCTGTTCGTGGTGCTGCGGCGCTTTCCGTTCATGCGCGTGCGGCTCACCATCAATGGCGAGGAACACCTGCGGCGTACGCCCTTCGTTTTCATCGGCAACAATGAGTACTTGCAGGGTCTCACCATCGGCGAGCGCGAGCGGCTCGACAGCGGCAAGCTGGTGATGTACGTGGCGCAAAAGCCCACCCGGCTGGCGCTGTTTCGCTACGCCATCCACGCGCTGTTCAACCGCCTGTCAGAGGCGCGAGATTTCGACGTGCTGACCGCTGCCGAACTGGAAATCGATACCCGCCACCGTCACCTGCGCGTGGCCACCGATGGCGAAGTGACGGAAATGAAGCCGCCGCTCAAGTACCGCTCGCGCGCCGGCGCGCTGAGCGTGATCGCGCCCGGCCGCACCATCACCAGGGGGAGCTAG
- a CDS encoding LysR family transcriptional regulator encodes MDKLLWMHCFVRAVETGSFSAVARELGIGQPNVSRHIASLEKTLSTRLLHRSTRHMVATPEGQRYYTQARQALDVIAEAEADARGLQRPHGLLRVTCTPNLGTEKIIGALPAFLAQYPDVEIDLRLNDGYVDLVAEGIDVALRGGVLKDSALRARRVGTSQRICVASAAYLARYGTPVVPADLLQHQCLVYTLMASSGGWPFKNGEVAVAGRLRLNSLEGIRRAVLEDVGIGYLPSWMVAEQLRSGQLRAVLSDHAGPPAPLNAVYPTQTMVPRRATVFIDFIAALFAATPGLNGVAIV; translated from the coding sequence ATGGATAAATTACTGTGGATGCACTGCTTTGTCCGCGCGGTGGAAACCGGCAGCTTTTCAGCCGTGGCGCGCGAGCTCGGTATCGGACAACCGAACGTCAGCCGCCATATCGCCTCGCTGGAGAAGACGCTGTCCACCCGCCTGCTGCACCGCTCCACGCGCCACATGGTGGCCACCCCGGAAGGCCAGCGTTATTACACGCAGGCGCGCCAGGCGCTCGACGTGATTGCCGAAGCCGAGGCCGATGCCCGTGGCCTGCAGCGCCCGCACGGGCTGCTGCGCGTGACCTGCACGCCGAACCTCGGAACGGAGAAAATCATCGGCGCCTTGCCGGCCTTTCTGGCGCAGTACCCCGACGTTGAAATCGACCTGCGGCTCAACGACGGTTATGTCGACCTGGTGGCGGAAGGCATCGACGTTGCGCTGCGTGGTGGTGTGCTCAAGGACAGCGCGCTGCGCGCGCGCCGGGTTGGCACGTCGCAGCGCATTTGCGTGGCCAGCGCCGCCTACCTGGCGCGGTACGGCACACCGGTGGTGCCGGCCGACCTGCTGCAACATCAGTGCCTGGTGTACACCTTGATGGCCAGCAGTGGCGGCTGGCCGTTCAAGAACGGCGAGGTGGCGGTGGCGGGACGGCTGCGCCTGAACAGCCTGGAAGGCATCCGGCGCGCCGTGCTGGAAGATGTCGGGATCGGCTACCTGCCGTCCTGGATGGTGGCCGAGCAGTTGCGCAGCGGCCAGTTGCGCGCCGTGCTCAGCGACCATGCCGGCCCGCCCGCGCCGCTCAATGCCGTGTATCCGACGCAAACCATGGTGCCCCGGCGCGCGACCGTGTTCATCGATTTTATTGCGGCGCTGTTTGCCGCAACGCCGGGACTCAATGGCGTGGCCATTGTTTGA
- a CDS encoding metallophosphoesterase family protein has translation MRTIVHLSDLHFGRVDQQLLEPLRALVASLAPDVLVVSGDLTQRAKTEEFIAARAFLDTLPGPQIVVPGNHDIPLYNVASRFLTPLRRYLRYVTLDLTPEYVDDEIAVLGLNTARSLTIKDGRVNPEQVALIRQRMSAVPKDVTRIVVTHHPFDLPQTFDKDDLVNRAPMAMRAFAECGVDLLLAGHFHASSAGLSTDRYKLPGYAALVVQAGTATSTRGRGESNSFNVIRVHSDKIEVVRYSWVDGTATFEPAQTEIFERIGEAWHTTAVA, from the coding sequence ATGCGCACCATCGTTCATTTGTCGGACCTGCATTTCGGCCGCGTCGACCAGCAGTTGCTCGAACCGCTGCGCGCGCTGGTGGCATCGCTGGCGCCCGATGTGCTGGTGGTGTCCGGCGACCTGACCCAGCGCGCCAAGACCGAAGAGTTCATTGCCGCGCGCGCTTTCCTGGACACCTTGCCAGGCCCGCAAATCGTCGTCCCCGGCAACCACGACATCCCGCTCTACAACGTCGCCAGCCGTTTCCTGACGCCGCTGCGCAGGTACCTGCGCTACGTCACGCTCGATCTCACGCCCGAGTATGTCGATGACGAGATCGCCGTGCTGGGCCTGAACACGGCGCGCTCGCTCACCATCAAGGACGGCCGCGTGAATCCTGAGCAGGTGGCGCTGATCCGCCAGCGCATGAGCGCCGTGCCGAAAGACGTTACCCGCATCGTGGTCACGCACCACCCGTTCGACTTGCCGCAAACCTTCGACAAGGACGACCTGGTCAACCGCGCGCCGATGGCGATGCGGGCGTTTGCCGAGTGCGGTGTCGATCTGCTGCTGGCCGGCCATTTCCACGCCAGCAGCGCGGGCCTGAGCACCGACCGCTACAAGCTGCCCGGCTATGCGGCGCTGGTGGTGCAGGCCGGCACGGCCACGTCCACCCGGGGCCGGGGCGAGTCCAACTCGTTCAACGTGATTCGCGTACATAGCGACAAGATCGAAGTGGTGCGCTACAGCTGGGTCGATGGCACGGCCACGTTCGAGCCGGCGCAGACCGAGATCTTCGAGCGCATCGGCGAGGCCTGGCATACCACGGCGGTGGCCTGA